In Eubalaena glacialis isolate mEubGla1 chromosome 4, mEubGla1.1.hap2.+ XY, whole genome shotgun sequence, one DNA window encodes the following:
- the LOC133090988 gene encoding protocadherin beta-17-like codes for MEMVQTKVHHKKRQVVIFIILILLWEAGSESIQYSILEETESGTFVANLTKDLGLRMGELAARAARVVFKGNRQYLQFDPETYDLLLNEKLDREELCGSTEPCVLPFQVLLENPLQFFQAALLIRDVNDHAPEFLENEILLKISESSHTGTAFPLKIAQDLDVGSNTVQNYTISTNFHFHLFTRNRSDGRKYPELVLDKELDREEQPELRLTLTALDGGSPPKTGTSQVLIMVLDINDNAPEFARQLYEVQVPENSPIGSLVITVSARDLDAGTYGELSYSFFQSSNQVIQAFEVNTVTGDIRLKKMLDFEEIRSYRMEIEASDGGGLSGKCTVAIEVTDVNDNAPELTMSLLMNDIPENTPDTVVAIFGISDPDAGDNGKMMCYIQDHLPFLLKITVENFYTLVTEGALDRESRAEYNITITVTDMGTPRLKTEHNITVLVSDVNDNAPAFTQTSYTLSVRENNSPALHIGSVRATDRDAGANAQVTYSLLPPLDAHVPLASLVSINPDNGHLFALRSLDYEALRAFEFRVGAADRGSPALSSQALVRVLVADDNDNAPFVLYPLQNASAPCTELVPRAAEAGYLVTKVVAVDGDSGQNAWLSYQLLKATEPGLFGVWAHNGEVRTARLLSERDAAKHRLVVLVKDNGEPPLSASVTLHVLLVDGFSQPYLPAPEAEAADAAPAAPLTVYLVVSLASVSSLFLFSVLVFVAVRLCRRGGAASVGRCSVPEGPFPGHLVDVSGTGTLSQSYQYEVCLTGGSGTREFKCLKPLVPNIMGEGVGTDTEDNSNFRNHFGFN; via the exons ATGGAGATGGTGCAAACAAAAGTACATCATAAGAAAAGGCAAGTGGTGATCTTCATTATATTGATTCTTTTGTGGGAGGCAGGTTCAGAATCGATTCAGTATTCTATACTGGAGGAGACAGAAAGTGGCACATTTGTGGCCAACCTGACAAAGGACCTGGGACTCAGGATGGGAGAGCTGGCTGCCCGGGCCGCCCGAGTTGTTTTTAAGGGGAATAGGCAGTATTTGCAGTTTGATCCAGAGACCTATGATTTGCTGCTAAATGAGAAACTGGACCGGGAGGAGCTGTGCGGCTCTACTGAGCCCTGTGTGCTACCCTTCCAAGTGTTACTGGAAAATCCCTTGCAGTTTTTTCAGGCTGCCTTGCTAATTAGAGAT GTAAATGACCATGCCCCTGAGTTCCTGGAAAATGAAATCCTCCTGAAAATCTCAGAAAGTAGCCATACAGGGACCGCATTTCCTTTGAAAATAGCTCAAGATTTAGATGTGGGCAGTAACACAGTTCAGAACTACACAATTAGCACCAACTTCCATTTCCACCTTTTCACTCGAAATCGCAGCGACGGCAGGAAATACCCGGAGCTGGTGCTGGACAAAGAGCTGGACCGTGAGGAGCAGCCAGAGCTCAGGTTAACCCTCACGGCGCTGGATGGTGGGTCACCGCCAAAGACTGGGACTTCCCAGGTTCTCATCATGGTCCTGGACATAAATGACAACGCCCCTGAATTTGCTCGGCAGCTCTACGAGGTGCAGGTCCCAGAGAACAGCCCTATAGGCTCCCTTGTCATCACTGTCTCTGCCAGAGATTTGGATGCTGGGACCTACGGAGAGCTCTCCTACTCATTTTTCCAATCCTCAAATCAAGTCATTCAGGCCTTTGAAGTCAACACAGTCACGGGGGATAttcgattaaaaaaaatgttggatTTTGAGGAAATTCGATCTTACCGTATGGAAATTGAGGCCTCAGACGGCGGGGGTCTTTCAGGAAAATGCACTGTAGCCATAGAAGTGACGGATGTAAACGACAACGCCCCTGAATTGACCATGTCACTACTCATGAATGATATCCCAGAAAACACCCCTGACACTGTGGTCGCTATTTTCGGAATTTCAGATCCAGACGCCGGGGACAATGGCAAAATGATGTGTTACATCCAAGACCATCTCCCCTTCCTTCTGAAAATTACTGTAGAAAATTTCTACACCTTGGTAACAGAAGGAGCGCTGGACAGAGAGAGCAGAGCCGAGTACAACATCACCATCACCGTCACTGACATGGGAACCCCCAGGCTGAAAACCGAGCACAACATAACCGTGCTGGTGTCCGACGTCAACGACAACGCCCCCGCCTTCACCCAGACCTCCTACACCCTGTCCGTCCGCGAGAACAACAGCCCCGCCCTGCACATCGGCAGCGTCCGCGCCACAGACAGAGACGCGGGCGCCAACGCCCAGGTCACCTACTCGCTGCTGCCGCCCCTCGACGCGCACGTGCCCCTGGCCTCCCTGGTGTCCATCAACCCGGACAACGGCCACCTGTTCGCCCTGAGGTCCCTGGACTACGAGGCCCTGCGGGCGTTCGAGTTCCGCGTGGGCGCCGCCGACCGCGGCTCGCCCGCGCTCAGCAGCCAGGCGCTGGTGCGCGTGCTCGTGGCGGACGACAACGACAACGCGCCCTTCGTGCTGTACCCGCTGCAGAACGCCTCGGCGCCCTGCACCGAGCTGGTGCCCAGGGCGGCCGAGGCGGGCTACCTGGTGACCAAGGTGGTGGCGGTGGACGGCGACTCGGGCCAGAACGCCTGGCTCTCGTACCAGCTGCTCAAGGCCACGGAGCCCGGGCTGTTCGGCGTGTGGGCTCACAACGGCGAAGTGCGCACGGCCCGGCTGCTGAGCGAGCGCGACGCGGCCAAGCACAGGCTGGTGGTGCTGGTCAAGGACAACGGCGAGCCGCCGCTGTCGGCCAGCGTCACGCTGCACGTGCTGCTGGTGGACGGCTTCTCGCAGCCCTACCTGCCGGCCCCGGAAGCGGAAGCGGCGGACGCGGCGCCGGCCGCCCCTCTCACCGTCTACCTGGTGGTCTCCTTGGCGTCGGTGTCGTCGCTCTTCCTCTTCTCGGTGCTGGTGTTCGTCGCGGTGCGGCTGTgcaggaggggcggggcggcCTCGGTGGGTCGCTGCTCGGTGCCCGAGGGCCCCTTTCCGGGCCACCTGGTGGACGTCAGCGGCACGGGGACCCTGTCCCAGAGCTACCAGTACGAGGTGTGTCTGACGGGAGGCTCTGGGACCAGGGAGTTCAAGTGTCTGAAACCTCTTGTCCCCAACATCATGGGTGAAGGGGTTGGTACGGACACCGAGGATAACTCCAACTTTAGAAACCATTTTGGGTTCAATTAA